In Fundulus heteroclitus isolate FHET01 chromosome 16, MU-UCD_Fhet_4.1, whole genome shotgun sequence, a single genomic region encodes these proteins:
- the LOC105921849 gene encoding uncharacterized protein LOC105921849, giving the protein MDLTDMEDMSSGCEGKNCSLAASFQEDCSNQDCYWEEPMFGLIELVCVTLIYIPLMLFGLLGNILTILVVWFRPHMRSSTYLYLSSMAVSDLLILLLLPLDLYKLWRPRPWPLGDLACKLTMFLSECCTFCTILHITFLSLERYLAVCWPITAKTVVTRRRTRVIIGCLWLGAAVSASPVLVMVGVEDVGREELGLSQWREEGGWMGAEREQGGMMTSGGERGGAHMALLDPRLEDIKFGEKENEGWDEDVTDFEWFEDKNSSIREVNEWNPGDTTEMNDEREEAEEAYEEERKIGFEKDQQNKKKEDEGGGRERRADGKPGREIDRRECRCTHYAISSGLLSAMMILSNLYFLVPLCILGLVYTLIGRTLWLRPKSSRRDQSHRSTVKMLGVIVLAFVLCWLPFHVGRTILSLSLGSGTVRQDTHVDTTPHFATNVSSNSSDANKDQESFAHPDSDAHFFESLSRTEKVDTLPEAQEIFCSMCAKGSFLENLKAKRQFYNSTAHKMPNRTAFTGSPPNVKPSPKSLPTASDPHTVTPSDLHIYPLHNDTLLNSTHPHPDTHMYFLYYLSQYFNLVSSVLFYLSATVNPLLYNLMSARYRLALHSLIFKRTHTHTPRLRTLTARHSTTTL; this is encoded by the exons ATGGACCTGACAGACATGGAGGACATGAGCAGCGGCTGTGAAGGAAAAAACTGCAGCCTGGCAGCAAGCTTCCAGGAGGACTGCTCAAACCAAGACTGCTACTGGGAGGAACCTATGTTTGGACTGATTGAGTTAG TTTGTGTGACGCTGATTTATATCCCGCTGATGTTGTTCGGCCTTCTTGGAAACATACTGACCATCCTGGTGGTGTGGTTCCGTCCACACATGAGAAGCTCTACGTACCTGTACCTGAGCAGCATGGCCGTCAGCGATCTGCTGATTCTCCTTCTACTGCCTCTGGATCTGTATAAG CTCTGGAGACCCAGACCTTGGCCCCTGGGAGATCTTGCCTGTAAGCTGACTATGTTCCTCTCAGAGTGCTGCACCTTCTGCACCATCCTCCACATCACCTTCCTCTCCCTGGAGAGGTACCTGGCAGTGTGCTGGCCGATCACAGCTAAGACAGTCGTGACGCGCCGCAGAACCAGGGTCATCATCGGCTGCCTGTGGCTGGGTGCAGCCGTCAGTGCTTCCCCCGTGTTAGTGATGGTCGGAGTGGAGGACGTCGGGAGAGAGGAGCTTGGTCTCAGCCAGTGGAGGGAGGAAGGTGGGTGGATGGGTGCAGAGAGAGAACAGGGAGGAATGATGACGAGTGGAGGGGAAAGAGGAGGTGCCCACATGGCTTTGCTGGATCCTCGATTGGAGGACATAAAgtttggagagaaagaaaatgaaggaTGGGATGAAGATGTCACAGACTTTGAATGGTTTGAAGACAAAAACAGCAGCATAAGAGAAGTAAATGAATGGAACCCAGGAGACACAACCGAAATGAATGATGAAAGAGAAGAAGCCGAAGAGGCCTATGAGGAGGAAAGGAAGATTGGATTCGAGAAAgaccagcaaaacaaaaagaaagaagacgAGGGCGGAGGAAGAGAGAGGAGAGCTGATGGAAAGCCTGGTAGAGAGATAGACAGGAGAGAGTGCCGCTGTACGCACTACGCCATCTCCTCGGGCCTCTTGTCAGCCATGATGATTCTCTCCAATTtgtacttcctggttcctcttTGCATCCTCGGACTGGTGTACACCCTCATAGGACGGACGCTGTGGCTCCGCCCAAAGAGCAGCAGAAGAGATCAGAGTCACAGAAGCACTGTGAAAATGTTAG GAGTGATCGTATTGGCATTTGTGCTCTGCTGGCTTCCCTTCCACGTTGGTCGGACCATATTATCTCTTTCTCTTGGCTCTGGCACTGTGAGACAAGACACCCACGTGGACACAACCCCCCACTTTGCCACGAACGTCAGCTCCAACAGCAGTGACGCGAACAAGGATCAGGAATCCTTCGCTCACCCAGACTCTGATGCACATTTCTTTGAGTCCCTCTCTCGGACTGAAAAGGTGGACACTCTTCCAGAGGCGCAGGAAATATTCTGCAGCATGTGCGCAAAAGGCTCATTCCTAGAAAACCTGAAGGCAAAACGTCAGTTTTACAACAGTACTGCACACAAAATGCCAAACAGGACAGCGTTTACTGGAAGCCCCCCGAATGTCAAGCCAAGTCCAAAATCTCTCCCTACCGCCTCAGACCCACACACGGTGACACCCTCTGACCTGCACATTTATCCTCTACACAACGACACCCTCTTAAACAGTACACACCCGCACCCTGACACTCACATGTACTTTCTGTACTATCTCTCTCAGTATTTTAATCTTGTGTCGTCTGTCCTTTTCTACCTCAGCGCCACTGTCAATCCGTTACTTTACAACCTGATGTCTGCCAGGTACAGGCTGGCTCTTCACAGCCTCATATTCAAACGCACTCACACTCACACGCCCCGCCTACGCACGCTCACAGCCCGGCACTCCACCACCACCTTGTAA